The sequence below is a genomic window from Eleginops maclovinus isolate JMC-PN-2008 ecotype Puerto Natales chromosome 20, JC_Emac_rtc_rv5, whole genome shotgun sequence.
GCccaacaaaatgtttaaaataaaccGCAATGGATGCTGATTTGTCTCAGAATATGTAGATTAAAGCtgagaaatgtgctttattgtaTTCAGAAAGACAGATTACACAATGAGCTGCGTTTAGTAGAACCTGGTATCTGTCGTTTATTATTAACAGTCAGATTTTTGATTGTGAAACTGCAGCTGACTAGATTAGATATCACACAGCAGAGATTCACAGTGTGTTtcggtgtgtgcgtgtgtcaggGATGACGTTGCCACGGTGACGCTGTGACTCAGGGTGTTTCACCAGAGTGAAAGCAGCATTGGCCAACAGCAGGTTACAACACAGCATCACCACGGCGACCACAGGCTCTGACAAGCTTGATATAAAAACACTCAACGTgcgttagtgtgtgtgtatgtgtgtggtaggtgttgactgtatttaaagtgtgtttaaacCATAAACTGTTGTGCTCTGATGCAACAATCTGAAAGCTGAAGCGTCTGTCAGCTTACAGGACGTTTCATCATGAAGCCTATAGACACGTTAGCAGGGTAACATGTGAGCCGCAGAGACTCGCAACACACCCAGATGTGAGATAATATAATCTAATAAAACCCATTTCTACTGTACGTAGAGATATAGCTGAggagggttgtgtgtgtggggggggggctcatcAGTGATGTGACCAGCAGAGGGGGCTAAGTAGTGCTTGGAGTTCCAGTTTCTTCTAGAACTATTCTGGAAATAGGACCAACTATTACCACACGTCCATTATTCAATTTATAATACTTAAGCAGTTTTACTGAATTCCTTGCTGCATTTGTGTAATTATCAGTTACAtcgtttcattatttttattttttcattgtaaactttattttattcttgcTTTGATGTTTTTTGTATGATGCTCTGATTTAattctttggttttattgtttttttttgctgttttgaacCAATTTGTAATTATGTCTTTAAAAGGGTGTTAATCTAGATAACAAAGTAACTATCAAATACACAAGATCATTCCTAAAAAACACCTGAGCTTTACAATATAGGAAAACCGGAATCTTAAGCAGCTCTAATTAATACTTTTTAtgataaaaattaaaaaatggaaatgatgcGACTGTGAAACAGGTGCATAGATtcataatgcatttaaagaaGTATTTATAATGTTTCAATAGCCCCAAAACATTAATTAATCCAACCTGCCTTACATTTGAATTCACTTTTTTCACTCatgtcacttttgtttttaaacaccTCCTCTTCAGCGTTACATCAAAAGATGTAAGTTGTAATTGACCTGATGTCTTTTGTCTCCTCCAATCACAGATGAGCATGGGCGTGACTGCAGCCAGTTCTCAGCGCTGTCTGAAGAGACTGTTGGATGAGCCCCAGGACAATTCACCGAAATGGAAAGCAGCTCGTCTGGATCCGACCCCTCCGGCCAACGGACTCTCGCAGTGCTTCAGGCCCAGAAGCCCCTCGCCCAAGCCCCACCAGAGCCAATCGCCATCCAGAGTCGGATCCTACATCCTGTTTGAACGCTGCGAGGGCGAGAAAACTTACCGGGCCGAGCACGCGCACACAAAACAGCAATACACCTGCCAGGTACAGCCTCCACTGATACTGGAAAAAATACTTCCAATACTGCTTATACTGTAAGACATACTGGTGAAAATACTATAGATTCTGCCAAAATTACAGCTTATCCTtctataaaaaatgtgataCTACATCAAATATAACTCTTTATGAAAAAATATTATTGATACGGTTTATATCTTTGCATGAACACTGTTTATAGTGGTAAACATAGCACAGTTACTTCAAACTTTAAAgcttataataaagaaaaaatgcttatattgtttatactgcaaaaatatttgtatgctcgtattaaagtcatttaaacatattttgtagTATTTTCAGCTTTAGTGTTGGCAGTATATAATGTCAAGGCTACATTATATACTGCCAACACTAAAGCTAAAACTGCTGAAAATACTACAACATAtgtttaaattactttaatttaCGACATGTGCTGATACTGCTGAAAATACTGCTTATGAAACGACTGATATTGCTAAAATAAATACCCATAGTTTTGGAAACACCAATATTCTTGAACCGGCAAAGAATTGCTTTTGAAACACTTTTTGGAAATAATGCTGATACTGCTAGTGACATTGTAAATACTGTTGAAAATACTCATGATATTGTAAAATTATTCCACAAGGAAATTTCCAACTGTATTCATGTTATCTAACCTGAATATCATGGTTACAGGTGCTTCCTCTGCGTGGTTACCAGGGACGGTTGGCTGCTTACTCCCGCATAGGTGACCATGACAACATCTGCAGCCTGCAGGACGTAGTGATTGGCGAGGACAGCGTGTACGTCTTTCTTCCCCGTCACCACGGTGACATGCACGCGTACGTGCGAAGCAGGAAGCATGTCGGCGAGGAGGAGGCGGGGCATCTGTTCGCTCAGATGCTGAGCGCCGTGACGCACTGTCACCAGCACGGCGTTGTCCTGACAGACCTGAAGCTCCGCAGGTTCGTCTTCACCGACAAATACAGGTGAGACTGACGGACTGAAAGTAACGACACTGCTGACATCAGTAGTATCAGCAGTATTATAACAAGCAGCAACATCATAATGGTatcattaaatgtgtgtaataCATCTACTGATGATGTATAAATTGAAagtttgattttctttctgcaGGACACGTGTTGCTCTTCTCGGCCTCGATGACTGCGTCCTCCTCCAGGGGAACCATGTTGATGACTCTCTGACGGACAGACACGGCTGCCCCGCCTACGTCAGCCCCGAGCTACTGACCAATAGGCGCAAGTCTTATTCCGGCCGCGCCGCAGACACCTGGAGCCTGGGCGTGTCTCTGTACACCATGCTGATTGGACGATACCCATTTCAGGACACACAACCTGCCGCGCTGTTTGCTAAGATCCGCCACGGGGCCTTCAGCCTGCCTGATTGGCTCTCACCCCGAGCAAAGTGTCTGATTGGCTGCATGCTGAGGAAGTCGCCCGCAGAGAGACTGACGGCGTCGGAGCTGCTGATGCACCCGTGGCTGAACAATCCGCGCACACCACATCACAAAACGCAAAAGACTCATCACAGCTCACACAAAACACCACAGGCTAAACAAGAGGACGATGACCAGGTGGTCCCAACATGGACGGAAAAACACTAACACACGTTTGTACTTCTATACTTGTGAGGACCcaaaataatttaattcaaGTCCACAGAGTTTCAAAAAAGTATTATTGTTTGCATCGATGCCAT
It includes:
- the trib3 gene encoding tribbles homolog 3, coding for MSMGVTAASSQRCLKRLLDEPQDNSPKWKAARLDPTPPANGLSQCFRPRSPSPKPHQSQSPSRVGSYILFERCEGEKTYRAEHAHTKQQYTCQVLPLRGYQGRLAAYSRIGDHDNICSLQDVVIGEDSVYVFLPRHHGDMHAYVRSRKHVGEEEAGHLFAQMLSAVTHCHQHGVVLTDLKLRRFVFTDKYRTRVALLGLDDCVLLQGNHVDDSLTDRHGCPAYVSPELLTNRRKSYSGRAADTWSLGVSLYTMLIGRYPFQDTQPAALFAKIRHGAFSLPDWLSPRAKCLIGCMLRKSPAERLTASELLMHPWLNNPRTPHHKTQKTHHSSHKTPQAKQEDDDQVVPTWTEKH